DNA sequence from the Parasphingorhabdus cellanae genome:
AAAACGCTCCGGCTATTGAGCCGTTGAAGGTCGGCTTAGCCTTCGCTCATCGTGATATTGGATGGGCCGAAATGCGCCGTCATTTTCTCCACCTTACCGGCCTCGTCAAATTCAAAAATGTCGATCACTTCCACGTTGAGAACCTTGCCATCCGCTTGACCAATCTCCGCACGAAACGGGAAGGCCGCCGTCTTGGCGCTCATTCTGATGTTATCAGTCAATTCTACTTTCGCACCGCCGGAAAACGCATTTTGGTAGAAACTCAAGATATCGGCGCCCGTCTTTGGTTCGGTGCCAGCCGGATCTTCGACGGCAGCATTGTCAGCAAAAAGGTCCATCACCGCATGCATGTCACCGGCGTTAATCGCCGCCATGTAACGGTTGACGATCTCGGTCATATGTTCGGGCGTAGGCATCGGGCTTCCTTTCTGAAGAACAGCATGAATAA
Encoded proteins:
- a CDS encoding nuclear transport factor 2 family protein, producing MPTPEHMTEIVNRYMAAINAGDMHAVMDLFADNAAVEDPAGTEPKTGADILSFYQNAFSGGAKVELTDNIRMSAKTAAFPFRAEIGQADGKVLNVEVIDIFEFDEAGKVEKMTAHFGPSNITMSEG